In one Hymenobacter sp. DG25B genomic region, the following are encoded:
- a CDS encoding OmpA family protein, with translation MRFLLTLILALCCVKLHAQDPAALREYVSPYAGYRLAYPAGWQVRSSEDLLTVDFVTPGIRPTAPVQVELRIRPVPEQQKDYNLLTHGQLDSLWLIIRSYPQVRLFELYQRDAGSFQEIRYDYSYKVSLTDTVRTRVIGRRVWRVGYEFRLEYRALASYTRRYYAVGKQLLNSFELLPTGLPSRRYAEQLCDDKMYGIAALRVQDGLWEDDCRTIHEFSVQDPSELAKVHRQVLPFQSYALAKGFDNCLYSVTKAPTNAPEYVYRYDPAAELGHYTAWQLPAQGPENIWISAATNERGDLLFITSDASKLVKVSPTDDTVTIVWEKDPVRQAAYYPAIAFAGAGTHANFCIDDTQTLYQVYSTDGALLKVNLATKQPAPDLQPLDGLPEQGGYSDVLLQYDVDGNRVFYLAGPKALYQADQSNHQTTRVRRGVYTDLAGCNLFRTTVQPAPATAIPVTTWRGRVLDAVTYQPLPQARLQLLQDSTTLPVPLTPEAAFLVSARPGKAYKVQAQLAGYLVADSTYTPRSGPFGQDILLQPMAVGTTLRLDKVKFQQGQAVLLPASYPDLEYLLSLLLKYPQLTIELRGHTDNVGDPQKNVILSEQRVEVVKSYLVAHGISARRITGIGLGGAEPRASNEQEATRQLNRRVEFRVTGM, from the coding sequence ATGAGGTTTTTGCTGACGCTGATTCTGGCACTTTGCTGCGTAAAGCTGCACGCGCAGGATCCGGCGGCCCTGCGCGAATACGTGAGCCCCTATGCGGGGTACCGGCTGGCCTATCCGGCGGGCTGGCAGGTGCGCTCCAGCGAAGACCTGCTGACCGTGGATTTCGTGACACCCGGCATCCGGCCCACTGCCCCGGTGCAGGTAGAGCTGCGCATTCGGCCGGTTCCGGAGCAGCAAAAGGACTACAACCTGCTCACTCACGGCCAGCTGGACTCCCTTTGGCTGATAATCCGGAGCTATCCGCAGGTGCGGCTTTTTGAATTGTACCAGCGGGATGCCGGCAGCTTTCAGGAGATTCGCTACGATTATTCCTACAAGGTTTCCCTCACGGATACGGTGCGCACCCGCGTCATCGGGCGGCGGGTATGGCGGGTTGGGTATGAGTTTCGGCTGGAATACCGGGCCCTGGCCAGCTATACCCGCCGGTACTACGCCGTAGGAAAGCAGCTCCTCAATTCCTTTGAACTGCTGCCCACCGGGCTGCCCAGCCGGCGCTACGCCGAGCAGCTCTGCGACGACAAAATGTATGGCATTGCGGCCCTGCGCGTGCAGGACGGGCTGTGGGAAGATGACTGCCGCACCATTCACGAGTTTTCCGTGCAGGACCCTTCCGAGCTGGCGAAAGTGCATCGGCAGGTGTTGCCGTTTCAGTCCTACGCCCTGGCCAAAGGCTTTGATAACTGCCTGTATTCCGTAACGAAGGCGCCCACCAATGCGCCCGAGTATGTATACCGCTACGACCCGGCGGCGGAGCTGGGCCACTACACCGCCTGGCAGCTCCCGGCCCAGGGCCCCGAAAACATCTGGATTTCCGCCGCCACCAATGAGCGGGGCGACCTGCTGTTCATCACCTCCGACGCCAGTAAGCTGGTGAAAGTAAGCCCCACAGATGATACGGTAACCATAGTATGGGAAAAGGACCCCGTGCGCCAAGCGGCTTACTATCCAGCCATTGCATTTGCGGGCGCGGGCACGCACGCCAATTTTTGTATTGATGACACCCAGACCCTCTATCAGGTATACAGCACCGATGGCGCCCTGCTGAAAGTGAATCTGGCTACCAAACAGCCCGCGCCCGACCTACAGCCCCTGGATGGGCTTCCGGAGCAAGGCGGCTACAGCGACGTACTGCTGCAGTACGATGTGGACGGCAACCGGGTGTTCTATCTGGCCGGCCCCAAAGCCCTGTACCAGGCCGACCAAAGCAACCACCAGACCACCCGTGTGCGCCGGGGAGTGTATACCGATCTGGCCGGTTGCAATCTGTTCCGGACCACGGTGCAGCCGGCGCCTGCTACCGCCATTCCCGTCACCACCTGGCGGGGCCGCGTGCTCGATGCCGTCACGTATCAGCCCCTGCCCCAGGCCCGGCTGCAGCTGCTGCAGGATAGTACTACCCTGCCGGTTCCGCTTACCCCGGAGGCTGCTTTTCTGGTTTCGGCCCGCCCCGGCAAAGCGTACAAAGTTCAGGCCCAGCTGGCGGGTTATCTGGTGGCGGATTCCACTTACACGCCGCGCTCTGGCCCTTTTGGGCAGGATATCCTGCTGCAACCCATGGCAGTAGGCACCACGCTGCGGCTGGATAAAGTGAAGTTTCAGCAGGGCCAGGCCGTACTGCTGCCCGCCTCCTACCCCGATCTGGAATACCTGCTTTCGCTGCTCCTCAAATACCCCCAGCTGACCATTGAGCTGCGCGGGCACACCGATAATGTAGGCGACCCGCAGAAAAACGTCATCCTAAGCGAGCAGCGGGTAGAAGTAGTGAAGAGCTACCTGGTAGCGCACGGCATTTCCGCCAGGCGCATCACTGGCATCGGCCTGGGCGGCGCCGAGCCCCGCGCCAGCAATGAGCAGGAAGCCACCCGCCAGCTCAACCGCCGGGTAGAGTTCCGGGTAACGGGCATGTAG
- a CDS encoding class I SAM-dependent methyltransferase → MPSFLEEFFRNPATVGSMVPSSRELTEQVMEPIDFTRAQCIVEYGPGTGVFTDVLMQRRQPDTAIVLIEVNRRFCQLLQKRYAGHAHVHIIHGSADKTTEYLRQRNLPPADFVVCGLPFTSLPRRLGWRILENTRQALQPAGRLILFQYSLRNKKLFGRFFQLLSNVHVLLNIPPAYVLVYGPAGVRAE, encoded by the coding sequence ATGCCCTCATTTCTGGAAGAGTTCTTCCGCAACCCGGCCACCGTGGGTTCTATGGTGCCCAGCTCCCGCGAGCTGACGGAGCAGGTAATGGAGCCGATAGATTTTACCCGTGCCCAGTGTATTGTGGAATACGGACCCGGCACGGGTGTTTTTACTGATGTGCTGATGCAGCGCCGCCAGCCCGATACGGCCATTGTGCTGATAGAAGTAAACCGCCGGTTCTGCCAGCTTCTCCAGAAACGCTACGCGGGCCACGCCCACGTGCACATCATCCACGGCTCAGCCGATAAAACCACCGAATATCTGCGGCAGCGAAACCTGCCACCCGCCGACTTTGTGGTGTGCGGCCTGCCCTTCACCTCCTTGCCCCGGCGCCTGGGCTGGCGTATTCTAGAGAATACCAGGCAAGCGTTGCAGCCCGCTGGCCGGCTCATTCTGTTCCAGTATTCATTGCGCAACAAAAAGCTGTTTGGGCGCTTCTTTCAGTTGCTCAGCAATGTCCATGTGCTGCTGAATATTCCACCGGCCTATGTGCTGGTGTATGGCCCGGCAGGCGTAAGGGCGGAGTAA
- a CDS encoding TMEM175 family protein — translation MHKGRLEAFSDGVLAIIITIMVLEIKVPHGQDFAALRPMLPVFLSYVLSFIYVGIYWNNHHMMLTGTSKISGRTLWANLHLLFWLSLIPFSTGWVGENHFAQVPMAAYGFVLLMSAIAYFILQNSIIKSEGPNSVLAYAIGRDLKGKATAILYCLGIGASFWNAWAGGFFYVLVAFIWLVPDQRIERALHQQKKQAQERIAD, via the coding sequence ATGCATAAAGGACGCCTCGAGGCTTTCAGCGACGGAGTACTGGCCATTATCATCACCATTATGGTGCTGGAAATTAAGGTGCCGCATGGGCAGGACTTTGCCGCACTGCGGCCAATGCTCCCGGTTTTTCTGAGCTATGTGCTGAGCTTTATCTACGTGGGCATCTACTGGAATAATCATCACATGATGCTCACGGGAACCAGCAAAATCAGTGGCCGCACGTTGTGGGCCAATCTGCACCTGCTGTTCTGGCTTTCCCTTATTCCGTTTTCCACCGGCTGGGTGGGAGAAAATCATTTTGCCCAAGTGCCCATGGCCGCCTACGGCTTTGTGCTCCTGATGTCGGCCATTGCCTACTTTATCCTGCAGAACAGCATTATAAAATCAGAAGGGCCTAATTCCGTGCTGGCTTATGCCATTGGGCGCGACCTGAAAGGCAAGGCTACGGCAATACTCTATTGCCTTGGCATTGGCGCCAGCTTCTGGAATGCGTGGGCCGGAGGTTTCTTTTACGTGCTGGTAGCCTTCATCTGGCTGGTGCCTGATCAGCGCATCGAGCGTGCCCTGCATCAGCAGAAAAAGCAGGCGCAGGAACGCATAGCGGATTAG
- a CDS encoding ABC transporter ATP-binding protein, with protein sequence MHFLEVSGISLQERENAVLQNISFTQQQFQKIAIAGETGSGKSTLLQTIAGLVQPTAGEVYFEETRVKGPTEKLVPGTPGVAYLSQQFELPKFLRVEQVLRYANKLSAAELDRLYAICRIRHLAQRQTNQLSGGERQRIALARLLLTSPKLLLLDEPFSNLDMGHKQILKSVIRDISEELGITCTLISHDPLDTLSWADEILVMQAGQLIQRGTPAQIYQQPVSAYAAALFGDYNLLTGPLLKAFAQQTGAKPRKGKQLLVRPEDIQLAADTGSGVAGLVTAVKYFGSYSEIKISLLGSSITVKTGNRSLSVGHSVAVSLPADRVWYI encoded by the coding sequence ATGCATTTTTTAGAAGTTTCGGGAATCAGTTTGCAGGAGCGGGAAAATGCGGTGTTGCAAAACATCAGCTTCACGCAGCAGCAATTCCAGAAAATAGCCATTGCCGGCGAAACCGGCTCGGGCAAAAGCACGCTGCTGCAAACCATTGCCGGACTGGTGCAACCCACGGCCGGTGAGGTGTATTTTGAGGAAACGCGGGTAAAAGGACCCACAGAAAAGCTGGTGCCGGGTACGCCGGGCGTAGCGTATTTGTCGCAGCAGTTTGAGCTGCCCAAGTTTCTGCGGGTAGAGCAGGTGCTGCGCTACGCCAATAAGCTCTCGGCGGCTGAGCTGGACCGGCTCTATGCTATTTGCCGCATCCGGCACCTGGCACAGCGGCAAACCAACCAGCTTTCCGGCGGCGAGCGGCAGCGCATTGCCCTGGCCCGGCTGCTGCTCACTTCGCCCAAATTACTCCTGCTGGATGAGCCCTTTTCCAACCTGGACATGGGACACAAGCAAATCCTGAAATCGGTTATTCGGGATATCAGCGAAGAGTTGGGCATCACCTGCACCTTAATTTCCCACGACCCGCTGGATACCCTTTCCTGGGCCGATGAAATTCTGGTGATGCAGGCCGGGCAACTGATTCAGCGGGGCACGCCGGCTCAGATTTACCAGCAGCCGGTTTCCGCGTATGCCGCCGCTCTTTTCGGCGACTATAACCTGCTGACGGGGCCGCTACTAAAGGCCTTCGCCCAACAAACCGGCGCCAAACCCCGGAAAGGCAAGCAGCTGCTGGTGCGCCCCGAGGATATACAGCTGGCCGCTGATACCGGGAGCGGAGTAGCGGGCCTCGTAACGGCAGTAAAATACTTTGGCAGCTATTCCGAAATTAAAATAAGCCTGCTGGGCAGCAGTATTACGGTTAAAACCGGCAACCGCAGCCTTTCTGTGGGCCATTCCGTAGCCGTTTCCCTCCCGGCAGATAGAGTTTGGTATATTTGA
- the uvrA gene encoding excinuclease ABC subunit UvrA, with product MATSAADLPDHPFSGFVRVRGAREHNLRNIDVDIPRDALVVFTGVSGSGKSSLAFGTLYAEAQRRYLESVSPYARRLFHQMAVPEVESIDGLPPAVALQQQRGTPTTRSSVGSVTTLSNLVRMLYSRAGNYPAGQSIVYAEGFSPNTPEGACPTCHGLGRIYEVTEETMVPNPTLTIRERAIAAWPQAWGGQNQRDILVTLGYDIDRPWQELPQAQRDWILFTEEQPVVPVYPGYTPAETQRALKRREQPNYMGTFTGVRRHVLHTFATTQSPLMKKRALQYMLSTACPTCHGKRLRPESLAVTFAGLDIADMSGLPLKRMAALLKPYADGSNTGSKKHNAEHPEQVIVAQRIAEDLCARLSVLLDLGLGYLSLERSTPTLSPGELQRLRLATQLYSNLFGVVYVLDEPSAGLHPSDTAALLKALAGLKKAGNSLFVVEHNLDVVRQADWLVDVGPAAGELGGEILYSGPPAGLAAVGASQTRRYLFNEETRPENPARQPNGWLRLQGVTRNNLQDLNVEFPLGVFTTVTGVSGSGKSSLVSQVLVELVAEHLGHQLPTEEEEGDPLERAAPIATGGQIAGGMEHIKRLVRVDQKPIGRTPRSNMATYTGLFDHVRRLFAATPAAKKRRYDAGRFSFNVAKGRCENCQGEGFVMVELLFLPSVYAPCPVCHGARYNAKTLEITYQDKNIAEVLGLTVDAAWEFFREEPAVHRALTVLREVGLGYLRLGQPATELSGGEAQRIKLATELQKAQRGNSLYVLDEPTTGLHPSDVEKLLTQLNGLVDAGNTVIVVEHDMRVVAGSDWVLDMGPGAGDEGGQVVVAGTPDKVAKAKQSRTAPYLDQFRGNAF from the coding sequence ATGGCGACTTCTGCTGCTGACCTTCCGGACCACCCTTTCTCTGGCTTTGTGCGCGTGCGCGGGGCCCGGGAGCACAACCTCCGCAACATTGATGTAGACATTCCGCGCGATGCGCTGGTGGTGTTTACGGGCGTGTCGGGCTCCGGCAAATCCTCGCTGGCCTTTGGTACGCTTTACGCCGAGGCGCAGCGGCGCTATCTGGAGTCGGTGTCGCCGTATGCGCGGCGGCTGTTTCACCAGATGGCCGTGCCGGAAGTGGAATCCATTGACGGCCTGCCGCCGGCCGTGGCCCTGCAGCAGCAGCGCGGCACCCCCACCACGCGTTCCTCGGTAGGCTCGGTTACTACGCTTTCCAACCTAGTACGCATGCTGTACTCGCGGGCCGGCAACTACCCGGCGGGCCAGAGCATTGTATATGCCGAAGGGTTTTCGCCCAACACCCCGGAAGGTGCCTGCCCCACCTGCCACGGTCTGGGCCGCATCTATGAGGTAACGGAAGAAACCATGGTGCCCAACCCCACGCTCACCATCCGGGAGCGGGCCATTGCGGCCTGGCCCCAGGCCTGGGGCGGCCAGAACCAGCGCGACATCCTGGTAACGCTCGGCTACGACATCGACCGCCCCTGGCAGGAACTACCCCAGGCGCAGCGCGACTGGATTCTGTTCACCGAAGAGCAGCCCGTGGTGCCCGTGTACCCCGGCTACACGCCCGCCGAAACCCAGCGCGCCCTTAAGCGCCGGGAGCAGCCAAACTACATGGGTACCTTCACGGGCGTACGGCGGCACGTGCTGCACACCTTTGCCACCACGCAAAGCCCTCTCATGAAAAAGCGGGCCCTGCAGTACATGCTGAGCACCGCGTGCCCCACCTGCCACGGCAAGCGCCTGCGGCCGGAGTCGTTGGCCGTTACGTTTGCCGGGCTGGATATTGCGGATATGTCGGGGCTGCCGCTGAAGCGGATGGCTGCCCTGCTCAAGCCTTATGCCGATGGCTCTAACACCGGCAGCAAAAAGCACAACGCGGAGCACCCGGAGCAGGTGATTGTGGCGCAACGCATTGCTGAGGATCTGTGCGCCCGCCTGTCTGTGCTGCTGGATCTGGGGTTGGGGTATCTTTCCCTGGAGCGCAGCACGCCTACGTTGTCGCCGGGGGAGCTGCAGCGGCTGCGGCTGGCTACGCAGCTGTATTCCAACCTGTTTGGAGTAGTATATGTGCTCGATGAGCCCTCTGCGGGTCTGCATCCTTCCGATACCGCCGCCCTGCTGAAGGCGCTGGCCGGCTTGAAAAAGGCCGGCAATTCCCTGTTCGTGGTAGAGCATAACCTGGACGTAGTTCGGCAGGCCGATTGGCTGGTGGATGTAGGCCCCGCCGCCGGCGAGCTGGGCGGAGAAATCCTTTACAGCGGCCCGCCCGCTGGGCTGGCGGCCGTAGGTGCCTCGCAGACGCGCCGTTATTTATTTAATGAAGAAACCCGGCCGGAGAACCCGGCGCGCCAGCCTAACGGCTGGCTCCGCCTGCAGGGCGTAACGCGCAACAACCTGCAGGACCTGAATGTGGAATTTCCGCTGGGCGTGTTCACCACCGTCACGGGCGTGTCGGGCTCCGGCAAGTCCAGCCTGGTTAGCCAGGTGCTGGTAGAGCTGGTGGCCGAGCACCTCGGGCATCAACTGCCCACGGAAGAGGAGGAAGGCGACCCGCTGGAACGGGCCGCGCCCATTGCAACCGGCGGGCAGATTGCCGGGGGCATGGAGCACATTAAGCGCCTGGTGCGCGTAGACCAGAAGCCCATCGGGCGCACGCCGCGCTCCAATATGGCTACTTATACCGGCCTCTTCGACCACGTGCGGCGGCTGTTTGCGGCCACGCCCGCGGCCAAAAAGCGCCGCTACGATGCCGGCCGCTTTTCTTTTAACGTAGCTAAAGGCCGCTGCGAGAATTGCCAGGGTGAAGGCTTCGTAATGGTGGAGCTGCTGTTTCTGCCCAGCGTGTACGCGCCCTGCCCCGTGTGCCATGGCGCCCGCTACAACGCCAAAACCCTCGAAATAACCTATCAGGATAAGAACATTGCCGAGGTGCTGGGCCTCACGGTGGATGCCGCCTGGGAATTTTTCCGGGAAGAGCCTGCCGTGCACCGCGCCCTTACGGTGCTGCGCGAAGTGGGCCTGGGCTACCTGCGCCTGGGCCAGCCCGCCACCGAGCTTTCCGGCGGCGAGGCCCAGCGCATTAAGCTGGCCACGGAGCTGCAAAAGGCCCAGCGCGGCAACTCGCTCTACGTCCTCGATGAGCCCACCACTGGCCTGCACCCCTCCGATGTGGAGAAGCTGCTCACCCAGCTAAATGGGCTGGTAGACGCCGGCAATACCGTCATCGTAGTAGAGCACGACATGCGCGTGGTGGCCGGCAGCGACTGGGTGCTGGATATGGGACCCGGCGCCGGCGACGAAGGCGGGCAGGTAGTAGTGGCCGGCACGCCCGATAAGGTGGCGAAGGCAAAACAAAGCCGGACGGCGCCGTATCTGGACCAGTTTAGAGGCAACGCCTTTTAA